The Bacteroidota bacterium genome includes a region encoding these proteins:
- a CDS encoding arginase, whose amino-acid sequence MKRVKVISVNSELGAGTRGSGLGFDAIRVAAWSKGSRYFKEHPPIILQSNNDEVLDDIETAYSVKIQFIVEMYNKIAEMVMACMKKKEFPVIISGDHSNAGGTIAGIKMAFPKDTLGVIWIDAHADLHSPYTTPSGNLHGMPLATATALDNKVCQINQPEKKTIEAWEKLKKLGGISPKITFKDLIYIATRDMEKAERFILKKNNVRIYSVQKMRETGIQYVIDDAMKRLAHCDRIYVSFDVDSMDANVSRGTGTPVKSGLYESEAFQLVSCLAKQEKVCCMEITEINPTLDNKKNIMAEIALEILEQFTGEIEKRL is encoded by the coding sequence ATGAAACGAGTAAAAGTTATTTCGGTTAACAGCGAATTAGGTGCCGGCACAAGAGGTTCGGGATTAGGCTTTGATGCGATACGAGTAGCAGCGTGGAGTAAAGGAAGCAGATATTTCAAAGAACATCCACCAATAATTCTTCAAAGTAACAACGATGAGGTACTCGATGATATTGAAACTGCATATTCGGTTAAGATCCAGTTCATTGTAGAGATGTACAACAAAATTGCCGAAATGGTGATGGCTTGCATGAAAAAGAAGGAGTTTCCGGTTATCATCTCAGGAGATCACAGCAATGCCGGTGGCACAATCGCTGGAATTAAGATGGCTTTTCCTAAAGATACCTTAGGAGTTATATGGATAGACGCCCATGCGGATCTGCATTCTCCTTATACCACCCCTTCCGGTAACTTACATGGTATGCCCTTGGCGACAGCTACAGCATTAGACAATAAGGTTTGCCAGATAAATCAGCCGGAAAAGAAAACCATAGAAGCCTGGGAAAAATTAAAGAAACTTGGTGGAATATCTCCGAAGATCACATTTAAAGACCTCATTTATATTGCGACCCGGGATATGGAGAAGGCGGAACGTTTTATCCTCAAAAAAAATAATGTGCGTATTTATTCCGTGCAAAAAATGCGGGAAACCGGCATTCAGTATGTAATTGATGATGCAATGAAACGTTTGGCGCATTGCGACAGAATATATGTATCTTTTGATGTTGACAGCATGGATGCCAATGTTTCGAGAGGAACAGGAACGCCGGTTAAAAGTGGATTATACGAAAGTGAAGCATTTCAATTGGTGAGCTGTCTCGCTAAACAGGAGAAAGTTTGTTGTATGGAAATCACAGAAATAAATCCCACCCTCGACAACAAAAAAAATATAATGGCGGAAATTGCCTTGGAAATTTTAGAACAATTTACGGGAGAAATAGAAAAACGGTTATGA